The following coding sequences are from one Schizosaccharomyces osmophilus chromosome 1, complete sequence window:
- the ptr8 gene encoding transcription factor TFIIH complex DNA helicase (ERCC3) subunit Ptr8-like produces the protein MSVKRKNQAREGTPDEDLEEFSDYSEGDAYDDDLYTPTARVRASSTNNSKNKNADRNTQQVPTGISSMFGQNDFSALLGLKLDHQARPLWINPVDGRIILEAFSPLAEQAIDFLVTISEPVSRPAYIHEYRITAYSLYAAVSVGLKTEDIISVLDRLSKTPIPQSIVEFIRACTVSYGKVKLVLKKNRYFIESGDANVLRLLLQDPVIGPLRVDSSQSKTESLKPQQNAEAAAPSVSENQPNETTSENGQDSSDLLFSAVVGLQEEEDDEDAVHLFEIKHYSVETIKKRCAEIDYPLLEEYDFRNDNINPDLPIDLKPSTQIRPYQEKSLSKMFGNGRARSGIIVLPCGAGKTLVGITAACTIKKSVIVLCTSSVSVMQWRQQFLQWSNIKADHIAVFTADHKERFHSEAGVVVSTYSMVANTRNRSYDSQKMMDFLTGREWGFILLDEVHVVPAAMFRRVVTTIAAHSKLGLTATLVREDDKIDDLNFLIGPKMYEANWMDLAQKGHIANVQCAEVWCPMTTEFYNEYLRENSRKRMLLYIMNPKKFQACQFLIDYHEKRGDKIIVFSDNVYALRAYALKLGKYFIYGGTPQLERMRILENFQYNELVNTIFLSKVGDTSIDLPEATCLIQISSHYGSRRQEAQRLGRILRAKRRNDAGFNAFFYSLVSKDTQEMFYSSKRQAFLIDQGYAFKVITNLKGMENLPNLAYASKAERLELLQEVLLQNEEAANLDDGDDSSGFSARVSRGPAKAKRTGGSLSTLAGGDNMAYVEYNKSANKQLRKDNKEHHALFRKHLYNRKR, from the coding sequence GAAGGTACTCCTGACGAGGATTTGGAGGAGTTTAGCGATTACTCAGAAGGCGATGCTTATGATGATGATTTGTACACTCCTACTGCGAGAGTTCGAGCATCTTCTACGAATAActccaaaaataaaaatgcaGATCGAAACACTCAGCAAGTACCCACGGGTATTTCTTCTATGTTTGGACAAAATGACTTTTCGGCTCTTTTAGGTTTGAAGCTTGATCATCAAGCAAGACCTCTGTGGATTAATCCAGttgatggaagaattatCTTAGAAGCTTTTTCTCCTTTAGCAGAGCAGGCCATTGATTTCTTAGTCACAATATCAGAACCTGTTTCACGCCCTGCATACATTCACGAGTACAGAATCACTGCTTACTCTTTATACGCAGCAGTCAGCGTTGGTTTGAAAACAGAGGATATTATTAGTGTTCTTGATCGCCTTTCCAAAACTCCGATCCCTCAATCCATCGTTGAATTCATCCGTGCATGCACTGTGTCTTACGGCAAGGTAAAGCTGgttctgaagaagaatcgCTACTTTATTGAGAGTGGAGATGCTAACGTCCTTCGTCTTTTACTTCAAGACCCCGTTATTGGTCCCCTTAGGGTTGATTCTTCGCAATCCAAGACAGAATCTTTAAAACCACAACAAAACGCCGAAGCAGCAGCTCCTTCGGTTTCTGAAAATCAACCTAATGAAACTACAAGCGAAAATGGACAGGACTCTTCCgaccttttgttttctgcGGTTGTCGGATTacaagaggaagaggatgaCGAAGATGCAgttcatctttttgaaattaaacACTATTCTGTTGAAACCATTAAGAAGAGATGTGCTGAAATTGATTATCCTTTATTGGAGGAATATGATTTTAGAAATGACAACATCAATCCGGACCTACCTATTGACTTAAAACCAAGTACTCAAATTCGTCCTTATCAAGAAAAGAGTTTGAGTAAGATGTTTGGTAACGGTCGTGCTCGGAGCGGTATTATTGTTTTACCCTGCGGTGCTGGAAAAACATTGGTGGGCATTACCGCTGCTTGCACTATCAAGAAGTCGGTTATCGTGTTGTGTACTAGTTCTGTGTCGGTAATGCAATGGCGTCAACAGTTTCTCCAATGGAGCAACATTAAAGCAGATCACATTGCGGTTTTTACGGCCGACCATAAGGAACGGTTTCACAGTGAAGCTGGTGTGGTTGTGTCCACATATTCGATGGTTGCCAATACGAGAAATCGTTCTTATGATTCCCAAAAAATGATGGATTTTTTGACTGGACGTGAGTGGGGTTTTATATTGTTAGACGAAGTGCATGTAGTTCCTGCAGCGATGTTTCGTCGTGTCGTTACTACGATTGCTGCTCATTCCAAATTGGGATTGACGGCTACCCTTGTTCGTGAAGATGATAAAATTGAtgatttaaattttttgattggTCCTAAAATGTACGAAGCAAATTGGATGGATCTTGCCCAAAAAGGGCATATTGCGAACGTACAGTGTGCAGAAGTGTGGTGTCCAATGACTACAGAATTTTATAATGAGTATCTCAGAGagaattcaagaaaacGAATGCTATTGTATATCATGAATCCgaaaaaatttcaagcTTGCCAGTTCCTGATCGATTACCACGAAAAGAGGGGTGATAAAATTATCGTTTTCTCTGATAATGTATACGCTTTACGTGCGTATGCATTAAAGTTAGGAAAGTATTTCATTTATGGTGGTACGCCTCAACTAGAAAGAATGCgtattttggaaaattttcaatataaCGAGCTTGTAAACACTATATTTTTGTCAAAGGTTGGTGACACTTCAATAGATCTTCCTGAAGCTACATGTCTGATCCAGATTTCTTCACACTATGGTTCTCGTCGACAAGAAGCTCAACGATTAGGTCGTATTCTTCGTGCCAAGCGAAGAAACGATGCGGGATTTaatgctttcttttatagtTTGGTTTCAAAGGATACCCAAGAAATGTTCTACTCGAGTAAAAGACAAGCATTTTTGATAGATCAAGGGTATGCGTTCAAAGTTATTACAAATCTTAAGGGAATGGAGAATTTACCAAATTTGGCCTATGCCTCAAAAGCTGAACGTTTGGAGCTTTTGCAAGAAGTTTTACTTCAAAACGAAGAAGCTGCTAATTTGGACGACGGTGATGACTCGTCTGGCTTTAGCGCTAGGGTGTCAAGAGGTCCTGCTAAAGCAAAGCGGACTGGTGGTTCTTTAAGTACGCTTGCAGGTGGTGATAATATGGCATATGTTGAGTATAATAAAAGTGCAAACAAACAGCTACGGAAGGACAATAAGGAGCATCATGCTCTTTTCAGAAAACATTTATACAATCGAAAAAGATAA